Proteins found in one Pieris napi chromosome 6, ilPieNapi1.2, whole genome shotgun sequence genomic segment:
- the LOC125050285 gene encoding tigger transposable element-derived protein 6-like codes for MSTKRKPTTLTYADKLEAIEAVKNGLKRKEVAAQFGIHESTLSIIIKKEAEILKKQESGESLQCKRQKIAEFPNLEQCLFTWFKQCRNKNISVSGPILKEKAEEFANSLKIKNFKASNGWLQNFKKRHDLAFNKICGESASVSKSVCQEWKSELHNVVNDYDPNDVFNADETGLFFKCLPDKTLTFKNEKCHGGKHSKERLTILFCANSTGTEKLKPLIIGQSKKTRCFAGLKSLPMDYEANKKAWMTADLFKKWLINIDKQMVTSNRKIILFIDNCTAHGDIPPLKAVKVQFLPPNTTSQLQPLDQGIIKNFKTLYRKEVVRKMIADMEQNTISSINVLQAMRMADKAWRNVTPLAVKNCFRTCGFSSAPQEIIKEEDNNVPEEWSKHMSGSNITFEDFVTCDDDVATAGTLTEGEILESVNNCIESDKDDDFNDEPQTSSTSVSINEAKRALTTVRSFIEQCSNIKDNVFSSLFVIENQIDLETVNFLKQKKITDFFK; via the coding sequence ATGAGTACAAAAAGAAAACCAACAACCCTCACCTACGCTGATAAATTAGAAGCTATAGAAGCAGTGAAAAATGGATTGAAAAGGAAAGAAGTAGCGGCTCAGTTTGGAATACATGAGAGTACATTGTCTATCATCATTAAAAAAGAAGCTGAAATCTTGAAGAAACAAGAATCAGGAGAAAGTCTTCAAtgtaaaagacaaaaaattgCCGAATTCCCTAATTTAGAACAATGTTTGTTTACGTGGTTCAAACAGTGTCGAAACAAAAACATCAGTGTTAGTGGACCCATACTGAAAGAAAAAGCTGAAGAGTTCGCTAATTCTCtgaaaatcaaaaattttaaagcCAGCAATGGCTGGTTACAGAATTTTAAGAAACGGCATGATTTAGCCTTTAACAAAATATGCGGCGAAAGTGCCAGTGTTAGCAAATCAGTCTGCCAAGAATGGAAATCTGAATTACATAATGTAGTGAATGATTATGATCCCAATGATGTTTTTAACGCTGATGAAACGGGTCTATTCTTCAAATGTCTTCCCGACAAAACATTAACAttcaaaaatgaaaaatgtcaTGGAGGAAAGCACAGCAAAGAACGACTTACGATTCTGTTTTGTGCAAATTCTACAGGCACAGAAAAACTGAAACCTTTAATTATAGGCCAGTCAAAAAAAACTCGGTGCTTTGCAGGCCTAAAATCACTACCCATGGATTATGAAGCCAATAAAAAAGCATGGATGACAGCcgatctttttaaaaaatggcTGATTAACATAGATAAGCAAATGGTAACTtcaaatagaaaaattatcCTATTTATCGACAACTGCACAGCACATGGGGACATACCACCATTAAAGGCAGTCAAAGTCCAATTTCTTCCACCAAACACAACATCACAACTTCAACCTTTGGATCagggaataattaaaaattttaaaacattatacagAAAAGAAGTTGTTAGAAAAATGATAGCTGATATGGagcaaaatacaatttcttcTATCAATGTTCTTCAAGCAATGAGGATGGCGGACAAAGCTTGGCGAAACGTAACACCCCTTGCAGTAAAAAACTGCTTTAGAACCTGTGGTTTTTCTTCAGCACCTCAAGAAATCATTAAAGAGGAAGATAATAATGTGCCTGAAGAATGGAGTAAGCACATGTCTGGGTCAAACATTACTTTTGAAGACTTCGTTACTTGCGATGATGACGTAGCCACAGCAGGGACGTTGACAGAGGGAGAAATATTGGAATCAGTAAACAATTGCATTGAAAGTGATAAAGACGATGATTTTAACGACGAGCCACAAACTTCATCTACAAGTGTATCAATCAACGAAGCAAAAAGAGCTTTAACGACTGTACGATCATTTATAGAGCAGTGTAGCAACATAAAAGATAATGTATTCTCCTCTCTATttgtaattgaaaatcaaatcgatttagaaacagtgaattttttaaaacaaaagaaaatcacagatttttttaagtag
- the LOC125050286 gene encoding band 4.1-like protein 3 — protein MRESLRRLASDEGTSMVGLRRTGTGRVRVELFNGEHITIDIERKASGADLLDKVCDTLDILEKDFFGLLHAQRGDPRVWVDLGRRLSKTFRNEPWDVRLSVKFYPPEPSELYDDITRYQLSLAVRRDLMEGRLVCSHITYALLASYVLQAELGDKQGAVSTSTLCEHNAIPFHVLNERQQDNIEQLYAKHRGQTPADAELSYLENAKRLPLYGAEVHKAKDSEDVDINIAVSAAGITVLRDGVIMNRFPWTKILKISYNKRSYTLRLRPSEFDEFETHLTFKLPSSTASKRLWRCSVEHHMFFRREIPVKVERINGFPRLGSRRLSCRRTLRQMRSEIHAPALLPA, from the exons ATGCGCGAAAGTCTTCGCCGGCTGGCGTCAGACGAAGGCACCAGTATGGTGGGACTGCGCAGGACTGGCACGGGACGAGTTCGCGTTGAGCTGTTTAATGGGGAACATATTACAATAGATATTGag CGTAAAGCCAGTGGCGCTGATCTTCTGGACAAGGTGTGCGATACCCTGGATATTTTGGAGAAGGATTTCTTTGGACTGTTGCACGCACAGCGCGGTGATCCGCGAGTCTGGGTCGACCTGGGACGACGACTTTCGAAGACCTTTCGAA atgaGCCGTGGGACGTTCGGTTATCCGTAAAGTTCTATCCTCCGGAGCCATCTGAGTTATACGATGACATCACACGATATCAGCTCAGCCTTGCAGTACGGCGGGACCTAATGGAAG GCCGTCTCGTCTGCTCCCATATAACGTATGCTCTCCTTGCGTCATACGTATTACAAGCGGAGTTGGGGGACAAGCAAGGGGCGGTTAGCACTAGTACATTATGCGAACACAATGCGATACCGTTTCACGTTCTTAACGAGAGACAGCAAGATAATATCGAACAGCTGTATGCTAAGCATAG AGGCCAAACTCCAGCGGATGCAGAACTGAGTTACTTAGAAAACGCAAAACGATTGCCTTTATACGGCGCTGAAGTTCATAAAGCGAAGGACTCTGAAGATGTCGATATTAATATAGCTGTATCGGCCGCTGGGATCACAGTATTGAGAGATGG AGTGATAATGAATCGTTTCCCATGGaccaaaatacttaaaattagcTACAATAAACGTTCATATACGCTACGTTTGCGTCCCAGTGAGTTTGACGAGTTCGAAACACACTTGACTTTTAAACTACCCTCATCCACCGCGAGCAAACGATTGTGGAGATGTAGCGTGGAACATCATATGTTTTTTcg ccGAGAAATTCCAGTAAAAGTTGAGCGTATTAACGGTTTCCCACGGCTCGGGTCGAGACGTCTGTCCTGTCGCAGGACGCTGAGGCAAATGCGTTCTGAAATTCATGCACCCGCGCTTCTACCCGCATGA